The proteins below come from a single Asanoa ferruginea genomic window:
- a CDS encoding LacI family DNA-binding transcriptional regulator — MVEKVTIATVAQRARVSRQTVSNVLNSPQIVREETRLRVEEAIAALGYRANQAARQMRTGRSHLLAVRIEPTRDGINGSVLDRFLHGLTFAAAAAGYRVMLYTADGDGDEIKTFDDLLASYDLDGFVLTGTDHGDVRTFWLAEHGVPFVTFGRPWDEPERHSWVDVDNADGTAQATRRLIETGHRRIGFIGWPAGSGVGDDRRDGWQRTMKAHDLDPAGLDRGTDDGIPQGAECARDLLTMPDAPTAFVCASDSLALGALQAAGGRSAVTGFDDTPVAQAVGLTSVSQPLPEAAARCIDLLTNHLDGDPVGTTQVLLQPSLMVRTTA; from the coding sequence ATGGTTGAGAAGGTCACCATTGCCACCGTGGCGCAGCGCGCCCGGGTGTCCCGGCAGACGGTGTCCAACGTGCTCAACAGCCCGCAGATCGTGCGGGAGGAGACGCGTCTGCGGGTCGAGGAGGCGATCGCCGCCCTCGGCTACCGGGCCAACCAGGCCGCGCGGCAGATGCGCACCGGGCGTTCGCATCTGCTCGCGGTGCGCATCGAGCCGACCCGCGACGGGATCAACGGCTCGGTGCTCGACCGGTTCCTGCACGGTCTGACGTTCGCGGCCGCGGCCGCCGGCTACCGCGTGATGCTCTACACGGCCGACGGCGACGGCGACGAGATCAAGACCTTCGACGACCTGCTCGCGTCGTACGACCTGGACGGGTTTGTGTTGACCGGCACCGACCACGGCGACGTCCGCACGTTCTGGCTGGCCGAACACGGCGTGCCGTTCGTGACGTTCGGCCGCCCGTGGGACGAGCCCGAGCGGCACTCCTGGGTCGACGTCGACAACGCCGATGGCACCGCACAGGCCACCCGGCGGCTGATCGAGACGGGCCACCGGCGGATCGGCTTCATCGGCTGGCCGGCCGGCTCCGGCGTCGGCGACGACCGGCGCGACGGCTGGCAACGCACGATGAAGGCGCACGACCTCGACCCGGCCGGGCTCGACCGCGGCACCGACGACGGCATCCCGCAGGGCGCGGAATGCGCCCGTGACCTGCTCACCATGCCCGACGCACCGACGGCGTTCGTCTGCGCCAGCGACTCGCTCGCGCTCGGTGCCCTGCAAGCCGCCGGCGGCCGCAGCGCGGTCACCGGCTTCGACGACACCCCGGTCGCTCAGGCGGTCGGGCTGACCAGCGTCAGCCAGCCGCTTCCCGAGGCGGCCGCCCGCTGCATCGACCTGCTCACCAACCATCTCGACGGCGACCCGGTCGGCACCACGCAGGTGCTGCTCCAGCCGTCGTTGATGGTCCGCACCACCGCGTAA
- a CDS encoding sugar ABC transporter substrate-binding protein, translating into MRTNRIRGAAVAVLAAGTLLASAACGGDGFDDGGTAAQQTSGPASLQILIGSSGDAETTAVKDAAQAWATKSGNTATVTPAQDLTQQLGQALAGDNPPDVFYVDAGRFADYASVGALEPYGDKVDNPNDFYQSLKDTFTFDGKFYCAPKDFSTLALEINTDLWTKAGLTDADIPTTWDQLTSVAQKLKAKGTMPLAIADTRDRVGAFFVQSGGWIVSKDGKQATADSAENVTALTYVQSLLKGGLASYPKALDAGWGGEAFGKGKAAMTIEGNWIKGAMTNDFPSIKYAVHELPAGPKGKGTLSFTNCWGIAAKSKFKEQAIDYVKAMTTVDQQMTFAKAFGVMPSRQSARDQYTAAFPADQAFIDGAEYAQGPVNAPKMDSVLADFDASLNGLAKGDPKQLLGTLQKNTQANLGG; encoded by the coding sequence ATGAGAACAAACCGGATCCGCGGCGCTGCGGTCGCGGTTCTCGCTGCCGGCACCCTCCTCGCCAGCGCGGCCTGCGGCGGCGATGGCTTCGACGACGGCGGCACCGCCGCCCAACAGACGTCGGGCCCGGCGTCGCTGCAGATCCTGATCGGCTCGTCCGGCGACGCCGAGACCACGGCGGTCAAGGACGCGGCGCAGGCCTGGGCGACCAAGAGCGGCAACACCGCCACGGTGACCCCGGCCCAGGACCTCACCCAGCAGCTCGGCCAGGCGCTGGCCGGCGACAACCCGCCGGACGTGTTCTACGTCGACGCCGGCCGGTTCGCCGACTACGCGAGCGTCGGCGCGCTGGAGCCCTACGGCGACAAGGTCGACAACCCGAACGACTTCTACCAGAGCCTCAAGGACACGTTCACCTTCGACGGCAAGTTCTACTGCGCCCCGAAGGACTTCTCGACCCTGGCGCTGGAGATCAACACCGACCTGTGGACCAAGGCGGGCCTGACCGACGCCGACATCCCGACCACCTGGGACCAGCTGACCAGCGTGGCCCAGAAGCTCAAGGCCAAGGGCACCATGCCGCTGGCGATCGCGGACACCCGTGACCGGGTGGGCGCGTTCTTCGTGCAGTCCGGCGGCTGGATCGTCAGCAAGGACGGCAAGCAGGCGACGGCCGACAGTGCCGAAAACGTCACCGCGCTGACCTACGTGCAGTCGCTGCTCAAGGGCGGTCTAGCTTCCTACCCCAAGGCGCTTGACGCCGGCTGGGGCGGCGAGGCGTTCGGCAAGGGCAAAGCCGCGATGACGATCGAGGGCAACTGGATCAAGGGCGCGATGACCAACGACTTCCCGAGCATCAAGTACGCGGTGCACGAGCTGCCGGCCGGCCCCAAGGGCAAGGGCACGCTCTCGTTCACCAACTGCTGGGGCATCGCCGCCAAGAGCAAGTTCAAGGAGCAGGCCATCGACTACGTCAAGGCGATGACCACGGTCGACCAGCAGATGACCTTCGCCAAGGCGTTCGGCGTGATGCCGTCCCGCCAGTCGGCGCGCGACCAGTACACAGCAGCTTTTCCCGCGGACCAGGCGTTCATCGACGGTGCCGAGTATGCCCAGGGCCCGGTCAACGCCCCGAAGATGGACAGCGTCCTGGCCGACTTCGACGCCTCGCTCAACGGCCTGGCCAAGGGTGACCCGAAGCAGCTCCTGGGGACGCTCCAGAAGAACACCCAGGCGAACCTCGGCGGGTGA
- a CDS encoding carbohydrate ABC transporter permease, with protein sequence MSTVTTAAADRDDRSAGGGRPAHRGTGRRPRFGRGIRGNEAMAGWLFVLPIVVILGVFLLLPIVMAFWVSLTDWRGQGSPFKSGVPFVGADNYTHLFTQDGLARRDFMTSIRNNFYYVLIVVPVQTALALGLALLVNNRMLKAKGFFRTAFYFPSVTSSVAISVVFLFMFANSGAINGVLSWFGIDGPAWFSDSRGLIHLILGLFGVDNAPAALSDGGPLGLSWWEWLSGPSVAMCAIMFLVIWTTSGTFMLMFLAALQSVPVSLDEASELDGASKWQRFRYVTLPLLKPTMFLVLTLGLIGTWQVFDQIYVMSQGNPAKTTLTPAFLSYRTAFKDLDYGQGAAIAFVLFVIIIVLTLAQRWIMRDRDEPRRRFRWLR encoded by the coding sequence ATGTCGACGGTGACGACCGCCGCCGCGGACCGGGATGACCGGTCCGCCGGCGGCGGCCGGCCGGCCCACCGCGGCACCGGTCGCCGACCCAGGTTCGGGCGCGGCATTCGCGGCAACGAGGCCATGGCCGGCTGGCTCTTCGTACTCCCGATCGTTGTGATCCTCGGTGTGTTCCTGCTGCTGCCGATCGTGATGGCCTTCTGGGTCAGCCTGACCGACTGGCGTGGGCAGGGCAGCCCCTTCAAGTCCGGCGTGCCGTTCGTCGGGGCCGACAACTACACGCACCTGTTCACCCAGGACGGCCTGGCCCGGCGCGACTTCATGACCAGCATCCGCAACAACTTCTACTACGTGCTGATCGTGGTGCCGGTGCAGACCGCGCTGGCGCTCGGCCTCGCGCTGCTGGTCAACAACCGGATGCTGAAGGCGAAGGGGTTCTTCCGGACCGCGTTCTACTTCCCGTCGGTGACCAGTTCGGTCGCGATCAGCGTGGTGTTCCTGTTCATGTTCGCCAACTCGGGCGCCATCAACGGGGTCCTGTCGTGGTTCGGCATCGACGGCCCGGCCTGGTTCTCCGACTCGCGCGGGCTGATCCACCTGATCCTTGGCCTGTTCGGGGTCGACAACGCGCCGGCCGCCCTCAGCGATGGCGGCCCGCTCGGGTTGAGCTGGTGGGAGTGGCTGTCCGGGCCGAGCGTGGCGATGTGCGCGATCATGTTCCTGGTCATCTGGACCACCTCGGGCACGTTCATGCTGATGTTCCTGGCCGCGCTCCAGAGCGTGCCGGTCTCGCTCGACGAGGCCAGCGAGCTCGACGGCGCGAGCAAGTGGCAGCGGTTCCGCTATGTCACGCTGCCGCTGCTCAAGCCGACCATGTTCCTGGTGCTCACCCTCGGCCTGATCGGCACCTGGCAGGTGTTCGACCAGATCTACGTGATGAGCCAGGGCAACCCGGCGAAGACCACCCTCACGCCGGCGTTCCTGTCCTATCGCACCGCGTTCAAGGATCTCGACTACGGCCAGGGCGCGGCGATCGCGTTCGTCCTGTTCGTGATCATCATCGTGCTCACGCTCGCGCAGCGCTGGATCATGCGGGACCGCGACGAGCCGCGCCGGAGGTTCCGATGGCTACGCTGA